One window from the genome of Deltaproteobacteria bacterium encodes:
- a CDS encoding CdaR family protein, whose product MNKIVKLITDNFSYKLLAVVIGIFLWFYAHGERSSELILKVPVVINTVPADYVIVNSPPKDIQLSVSGPSSLIFNYLNTKPAYYINLPNSGPGTYTFDVSPSSFHLPEGVKLRTIYPEDITVMLDQTVSKLINIGVSITGIQDKSNAIKSIRTNPSRVVITGPSTIINNINAVMTQPINISTFTKDTTVSVPLLTDQYKMVTVNPQIIFVTFKMR is encoded by the coding sequence ATGAATAAAATTGTAAAATTAATTACCGATAACTTTTCCTATAAATTACTCGCAGTTGTAATAGGGATATTCCTGTGGTTTTATGCTCATGGCGAAAGATCCTCTGAGCTTATTTTGAAAGTACCGGTTGTAATCAATACTGTTCCTGCAGATTATGTTATTGTTAACAGTCCTCCAAAGGATATACAACTATCCGTTTCAGGGCCATCATCATTGATATTTAACTATTTAAATACAAAACCTGCCTATTATATAAATCTGCCCAACAGCGGGCCTGGAACATACACATTCGATGTCTCTCCATCGAGTTTTCACCTGCCGGAAGGAGTAAAACTAAGGACAATATATCCGGAAGATATAACCGTCATGCTTGATCAAACGGTAAGCAAATTAATTAATATAGGTGTTTCAATAACCGGAATACAGGATAAAAGCAATGCAATAAAAAGTATCCGGACAAATCCAAGCAGGGTTGTTATAACTGGGCCGTCAACGATCATCAACAATATAAATGCGGTTATGACTCAGCCAATAAATATAAGCACATTTACAAAGGATACAACCGTAAGCGTCCCGCTTTTGACAGATCAATATAAGATGGTTACGGTTAATCCTCAAATAATATTTGTTACATTTAAAATGCGGTAA
- the cdaA gene encoding diadenylate cyclase CdaA produces the protein MLNENTFRIIKNIADILIVSYIIYRLLIMLKGSRAAQVIIGLFIIFGAYLISNFFDLTTLRWLLNSFLSSIVLIIIVVFQQDIKRALAYMGKGYFNMSNAHAHQIKQGINEVSDAVYELAKTKTGALIVFEKNIGIKEVVETGRVLDAIVTKELLLTLFNTNTPLHDGAAVIKGNRIKAAGCMLPLSQDLHYHPAYGTRHKAAFGLSQEADAVIVIVSEESGKVSVVHDSEIKTIDEQKSLQEELYKLMDAPV, from the coding sequence ATGCTTAACGAAAACACATTCAGAATTATTAAAAATATAGCTGATATCCTGATAGTCAGCTATATTATTTATAGATTGCTTATTATGCTGAAAGGCTCAAGAGCAGCACAGGTTATTATCGGGCTTTTTATTATATTTGGAGCCTACCTGATTTCCAATTTTTTTGATCTTACCACTCTGCGCTGGCTTTTAAATAGTTTTTTAAGCTCGATCGTTTTGATTATCATAGTTGTGTTTCAGCAGGATATAAAACGAGCGCTCGCGTACATGGGTAAAGGATATTTTAATATGAGCAATGCGCATGCCCATCAGATTAAACAGGGTATCAACGAAGTATCGGATGCTGTATACGAACTTGCAAAAACAAAGACAGGTGCTTTAATTGTTTTTGAAAAAAATATAGGTATAAAAGAAGTTGTAGAAACGGGGAGGGTCCTTGATGCCATCGTTACAAAAGAACTGCTGCTTACTTTATTTAACACAAACACACCCCTACATGACGGTGCCGCTGTAATAAAGGGTAATAGAATAAAAGCTGCCGGTTGTATGCTGCCATTATCCCAGGATCTTCATTATCATCCTGCTTACGGCACGAGGCATAAAGCAGCTTTTGGATTATCACAGGAGGCAGATGCGGTTATAGTCATTGTATCTGAGGAGAGCGGCAAGGTTTCTGTAGTACATGATTCTGAGATAAAAACAATAGATGAGCAGAAATCGCTTCAGGAAGAGCTTTATAAACTTATGGATGCACCGGTATGA
- the folP gene encoding dihydropteroate synthase — translation MKKVYLINLLSRKEIITYFKSISVHTEGINIMDKKSLFYMFKINGLTSPAANILKQEALSSGAELATSWRVIVDSRAKTDAFLIGTLRQIDIISKKIKEQQFGLASISEELEQAIKNLLNNTARLKYKNHFFNLTGRPVIMGILNVTPDSFSDGGRFAFKDTAVKKALELVKEGADIIDIGGESTRPGAGPVNAEEEINRVIPVVKELRKHTKTTISIDTMKSAVALKALENGADIVNDVSAMRHDPAMIHVVKNYRSGIVLMHMRGTPRTMQTSIRYKDVLAEVLSFLDDRIKYAINSGIEKERIIIDPGIGFGKALSHNLLLLKNIRTFKTLGVPVLVGVSRKSFIGKITGAGVDQRLYGSLSSALWCITQGVDIIRVHDIKETKQAIDVIKGIMNA, via the coding sequence ATGAAAAAAGTATATCTTATCAATTTATTATCAAGGAAAGAAATAATAACATATTTTAAATCGATCTCTGTCCATACCGAAGGGATAAACATTATGGATAAGAAGTCATTGTTTTATATGTTCAAAATAAATGGGCTTACATCACCCGCTGCAAACATTCTAAAACAAGAGGCATTGTCGTCCGGAGCCGAGCTTGCTACATCATGGAGAGTCATAGTTGATTCCCGTGCAAAAACAGATGCATTCCTTATAGGTACACTCAGGCAAATCGATATTATCTCGAAGAAGATAAAGGAACAGCAATTTGGGCTTGCCTCGATTTCAGAGGAGCTTGAACAAGCTATTAAAAACCTTTTAAACAATACAGCACGTTTAAAGTATAAAAACCATTTTTTTAATCTCACAGGCAGACCTGTAATAATGGGTATACTTAATGTTACGCCCGATTCATTTTCGGATGGCGGTCGATTTGCTTTTAAAGATACCGCTGTTAAAAAGGCTTTGGAACTTGTGAAAGAAGGAGCTGATATAATAGATATCGGCGGTGAGTCAACAAGGCCCGGGGCAGGGCCGGTTAATGCAGAAGAAGAGATAAACCGGGTAATCCCTGTTGTAAAAGAATTAAGAAAACATACAAAAACAACTATCTCTATTGATACAATGAAATCAGCGGTTGCACTAAAGGCATTAGAAAACGGAGCTGACATTGTAAACGATGTTAGTGCAATGAGACACGATCCCGCTATGATACATGTTGTTAAAAATTATAGATCAGGCATTGTTCTTATGCATATGAGAGGAACACCAAGAACGATGCAAACTTCAATAAGATATAAAGACGTTTTAGCAGAGGTGTTGTCATTTCTTGATGACAGGATAAAATATGCTATAAATAGCGGTATAGAAAAGGAACGGATCATCATTGATCCCGGTATAGGTTTCGGAAAGGCTTTATCTCATAATCTCTTGCTTCTAAAGAATATACGAACGTTTAAAACACTCGGTGTCCCTGTACTGGTTGGAGTTTCGAGGAAATCATTTATAGGTAAAATTACCGGTGCAGGTGTGGATCAAAGATTGTACGGCTCTTTATCCTCAGCCTTATGGTGTATTACGCAAGGTGTTGATATTATAAGAGTTCATGATATAAAAGAAACCAAACAGGCTATAGATGTTATAAAGGGCATAATGAATGCTTAA